AGAACGAAAGAACAATGGCAGTTCGAACGGAAAATTATACTTCCCAAAGAAGCCCGCCCCTTGGCTTTGGCCAAGGACGAGGAGGCCATTTGGTTTTCAGATCCGGATTATTTCCGCTTGTATAAAATCGATCTGAATGGAAAGGTGTTGGATTCCATCACGGGGATACAACGGCCGATGAACATCCATATGGATAAGGAAACACTTTACATACCCGAATTCTTGACCGACACCATCTGGCAATATAAAAAAGGTAAAACCAGTCCGTTGAAAATCAACAAACGACCACAGGCCCCGGCGGGTGTTTCTGTATATGGGGATACCATTCTGGTAGCCGATTTCTATAACCATCGTATCATCGTTCAGACACCAAATTATAGCTATACTATTGGAAAGCAAGGCCATAATGAGGGCCAATTGTATTATCCAATAGATGTAAAACTAAAGGATGGTAAGGTATTCGTGGCCGATGCGTACAACCATCGGGTTCAGGTCTTTGATTTTGATGGAAACCACATCAAGACTATCGGCTTAAATGAAAAAATAAACGTGGCCTCCGGCATTGCTTTGAGCACTAATGAATTAGCCATCACCGACCAAGAAAATAGCCGGATATTAATTTTTGATTATCAAGGAAAGTTGCTGCAAATATTAAAGGAAGACATTTTCTATCCAACAGATATTCACTTTGACAAGGGAAGGCTTTTCATCGCCAATTTCAAGGACAATTCTATATCCCTTTATGGCAGGTAATATCAATTGGATATTTTTATAAAAGTTATCTTATGCGTTCATACTCCGTAAATTCGAACGTAGTCTCGCTATTTTCGTTTTTATCCGATTCAATTCTGACAAGTAATTGTTGGGCATTTAATTGAATTACAATATGGTATTCACTTCTATTAGAATTAACATGGCTCAGTTTTCCTGATTCTTCGAGAGACCAAGTGCCAATTTCAGTGAAAGTTTTTGATATCTGGCTATGACAAGCAATTGCCCCGATTCCCCAGAAATAGGGGTTATCTTCTTGCTCGTTACCCTTAACATATCTGAGAATATCATCTTTTCGGCAATTTTCGAATTGGGCAAGCAAATCTTCCAAGGGCTCCAATATGCCCAATGAATCATTGGGTTGTCCTCTAAATTCTGCAATCCTTTTCCAATCTCCTGCTAAATTATTTTCGGTAAACAAAAGGTTGACTTGTTCTGAACTTTGGTCGTCTTTTTTGCAAGACCACATAATCAACAAGGAAAGTGATAATATGTAAATTGTTTGTTTTGGCATTACTCAATTGATATAAAGTTACATCTTATCCTAACATTAAGTACATCTATTTTAAAGAACTATAGTTAGATAGGTTCCAAGTTGTTTTAAATGGCCATTCACTAAATAATTTCAAAATACAAATAAGATTCTAGCATTGGAATTTAGACCTGTTGGGTTGTTAAGGCCAAAAAAGTCTATCTGATTAGCGATGTTGCTTTTACGTTTCCCGTCGTTTTCCTGAAATCTCAAGTATTTTGATCTGATAGACAATCGGATTTCCCCTTTCGTATAATTTGCTCGAAAATTCATTGATAAACTCAACCTCTCTCCGTTCTTTTCTACGGATAATGCTCTTCACGCCTTCGGTAAAAAGGTGCAACTTATGTTTGGCAAT
This window of the Maribacter cobaltidurans genome carries:
- a CDS encoding NHL repeat-containing protein; this encodes MNFRKLFIFPVFALVLLTSGCERTKEQWQFERKIILPKEARPLALAKDEEAIWFSDPDYFRLYKIDLNGKVLDSITGIQRPMNIHMDKETLYIPEFLTDTIWQYKKGKTSPLKINKRPQAPAGVSVYGDTILVADFYNHRIIVQTPNYSYTIGKQGHNEGQLYYPIDVKLKDGKVFVADAYNHRVQVFDFDGNHIKTIGLNEKINVASGIALSTNELAITDQENSRILIFDYQGKLLQILKEDIFYPTDIHFDKGRLFIANFKDNSISLYGR